In Mastomys coucha isolate ucsf_1 unplaced genomic scaffold, UCSF_Mcou_1 pScaffold20, whole genome shotgun sequence, one DNA window encodes the following:
- the LOC116098401 gene encoding phosphatidylethanolamine-binding protein 2 produces the protein MPTDMSKWTGPLSLQDVDEQPQHLLRVTYAGAEVGELGQVLTPTQVKQRPIIISWDGLDPGKLYTLILTDPDAPSRKEPLYREWHHFLVVNMKGNDISSGKVLSDYVGSGPPKGTGFHRYVWLVYQQDKPLKCDEPILTNRSGDHRGKFKTAAFRKKYHLGAPVAGTCYQAEWDSYVPKLHKQLSRK, from the coding sequence ATGCCTACAGACATGAGCAAGTGGACCGGGCCGCTGAGCCTACAGGACGTGGACGAGCAGCCCCAGCATCTGCTGCGGGTCACCTACGCCGGGGCGGAGGTGGGTGAGCTGGGCCAAGTACTGACGCCCACCCAGGTTAAGCAGAGACCCATCATCATTTCATGGGATGGCCTTGACCCAGGGAAACTCTACACCTTGATCCTCACAGACCCAGATGCTCCCAGCAGGAAGGAACCCTTGTACAGGGAATGGCACCATTTTCTGGTGGTCAACATGAAAGGCAACGACATCAGCAGTGGGAAGGTCCTCTCGGATTACGTGGGTTCCGGGCCTCCCAAGGGCACTGGCTTCCATCGCTATGTCTGGCTGGTGTACCAGCAGGACAAGCCACTGAAATGTGACGAACCCATCCTCACCAACCGGTCTGGAGACCATCGTGGGAAGTTCAAAACTGCAGCCTTCCGCAAGAAGTACCACCTGGGAGCCCCGGTGGCTGGCACGTGTTACCAGGCAGAATGGGACAGTTATGTACCGAAGCTGCACAAACAGCTGTCCAGGAAATAG